In Burkholderia sp. GAS332, one DNA window encodes the following:
- a CDS encoding dihydroorotase, whose translation MTASNASLDSIDSLDSIDSVTLARPDDWHLHVRDGEMLAAVLPDTARQFGRAIIMPNLKPPVTTTAMAQAYRERIVAAIPAGAKFEPLMTLYLTDNTPPDEIRRARESGFVHGVKLYPAGATTNSDAGVTDIMKCAKTLEVMQETGMPLLVHGEVTDSSIDLFDREKVFIDRVMTPLRREFPALKVVFEHITTKDAVDYIREAGVAPGLLGATITAHHLLYNRNAIFQGGIRPHYYCLPVLKRETHRVALVEAATSGNPRFFLGTDSAPHPKGLKEHACGCAGCYTALHALELYTEAFDKAGALDKLEGFASFFGADFYGLPRSEEKVTLRREEWTLPAELPVGDTPVVPLRGGESIGWRLV comes from the coding sequence ATGACCGCTTCCAACGCCTCCCTCGATTCCATCGACTCCCTCGATTCCATCGACTCCGTTACGCTCGCCCGCCCGGACGACTGGCACCTGCACGTTCGCGACGGCGAGATGCTCGCTGCCGTGTTGCCGGACACCGCGCGCCAGTTCGGCCGCGCGATCATCATGCCTAACCTGAAGCCGCCGGTCACCACGACCGCGATGGCGCAGGCGTACCGCGAGCGCATCGTCGCCGCGATCCCGGCTGGGGCGAAGTTCGAACCGCTGATGACGCTGTACCTGACCGACAACACGCCGCCCGACGAAATCCGCCGCGCGCGCGAAAGCGGCTTCGTGCATGGCGTGAAGCTGTACCCGGCGGGCGCGACGACCAACTCGGACGCGGGCGTCACGGACATCATGAAGTGCGCCAAAACGCTCGAAGTGATGCAGGAAACCGGCATGCCGCTGCTGGTGCACGGCGAAGTGACCGATTCGTCGATCGACCTGTTCGACCGCGAGAAAGTGTTCATCGACCGCGTGATGACGCCGCTGCGCCGCGAGTTTCCGGCGCTGAAGGTGGTGTTCGAGCACATCACCACGAAGGATGCAGTCGACTACATCCGTGAAGCCGGCGTGGCGCCGGGGCTCTTGGGCGCCACGATTACCGCGCACCATCTGCTGTACAACCGTAACGCGATCTTCCAGGGCGGCATTCGCCCGCATTACTACTGCCTGCCGGTGTTGAAACGCGAGACGCATCGCGTGGCGCTGGTCGAGGCGGCGACCTCGGGCAATCCGCGCTTCTTCCTCGGCACCGATAGCGCGCCGCATCCGAAGGGCTTGAAGGAGCACGCCTGCGGCTGCGCGGGTTGCTACACGGCGCTGCATGCGCTCGAGCTCTACACGGAAGCGTTCGACAAGGCCGGCGCACTAGACAAGCTCGAAGGCTTCGCCAGCTTCTTCGGTGCGGATTTCTACGGTCTGCCGCGCAGCGAAGAGAAGGTCACGCTGCGTCGCGAAGAATGGACGCTGCCGGCTGAATTGCCGGTTGGCGACACGCCTGTTGTTCCACTGCGTGGCGGTGAGTCGATTGGTTGGCGCCTCGTCTGA
- a CDS encoding putative redox protein gives MECKVSWMGQDGMAFAAETGSGHLVTMDGAPEGGGRNLAPRPMEMVLLGTGGCTAYDVVMILKKSRQEIAGCSVTLKAERASEDPKVFTKIHFHFTVTGKNLNPATVERAINLSHDKYCSASIMIAKTAELTHSFEIVAG, from the coding sequence ATGGAATGCAAAGTTAGCTGGATGGGGCAAGACGGGATGGCATTTGCGGCCGAGACGGGCAGCGGCCATCTGGTCACGATGGACGGCGCGCCGGAAGGCGGCGGACGCAATCTCGCGCCGCGTCCGATGGAAATGGTTCTGCTCGGCACGGGCGGCTGCACGGCGTACGACGTCGTGATGATCCTGAAGAAAAGCCGCCAGGAAATCGCCGGCTGCTCAGTGACGCTGAAGGCCGAGCGCGCCAGCGAAGATCCGAAAGTGTTCACCAAGATCCACTTCCACTTCACCGTGACGGGCAAGAACCTGAACCCGGCCACGGTGGAACGCGCGATCAATCTGTCTCACGACAAATACTGCTCGGCGTCGATCATGATCGCGAAGACCGCTGAGCTCACACACTCGTTCGAGATCGTCGCGGGTTGA
- a CDS encoding LSU ribosomal protein L13P: protein MKTFSAKAHEVTREWYVIDATDKVLGRVASEVAHRLRGKHKPEFTPHVDTGDFIIVINAGKLRVTGNKATDKKYYRHSGYPGGIYETTFGKMQERFPGRALEKAVKGMLPKGPLGYAMIKKLKVYAEATHPHSAQQPKALEI, encoded by the coding sequence ATGAAGACGTTTTCCGCAAAAGCCCATGAGGTTACGCGTGAATGGTACGTGATTGACGCGACGGATAAGGTTCTCGGGCGTGTCGCCAGCGAAGTGGCACACCGTCTTCGCGGCAAGCACAAGCCTGAATTCACTCCGCACGTCGACACCGGTGATTTCATCATCGTTATCAACGCGGGCAAGCTCCGTGTCACGGGCAACAAGGCTACGGACAAGAAGTACTACCGTCACTCGGGTTACCCGGGCGGTATCTATGAAACGACGTTCGGCAAGATGCAAGAACGCTTCCCGGGCCGTGCGCTCGAGAAAGCGGTCAAGGGCATGCTGCCGAAGGGCCCGCTCGGCTACGCGATGATCAAGAAGCTGAAGGTCTACGCTGAAGCAACGCATCCGCATTCGGCACAACAGCCGAAAGCGCTCGAGATCTAA
- a CDS encoding SSU ribosomal protein S9P, whose protein sequence is MIGNWNYGTGRRKSAVARVFIKAGKGEIIVNGKPIADYFSRETSLMIVRQPLELTNHGVTFDIKVNVNGGGETGQAGAVRHGITRALMDYDATLKPELSKAGFVTRDAREVERKKVGFHKARRRKQFSKR, encoded by the coding sequence ATGATCGGTAACTGGAATTACGGCACGGGCCGCCGCAAGAGCGCCGTCGCACGCGTCTTTATCAAGGCTGGCAAGGGCGAGATCATTGTAAACGGCAAGCCTATCGCCGATTACTTCTCGCGCGAAACGTCGCTGATGATCGTGCGTCAGCCGCTGGAACTCACGAACCACGGCGTCACGTTCGACATCAAAGTCAACGTGAACGGTGGCGGTGAAACGGGTCAAGCCGGTGCGGTTCGCCACGGCATCACCCGCGCGCTGATGGACTACGACGCAACGCTGAAGCCGGAACTGTCGAAGGCTGGCTTCGTGACGCGTGATGCTCGTGAAGTCGAACGTAAGAAGGTTGGCTTCCACAAGGCACGTCGCCGGAAGCAATTCTCGAAGCGTTAA
- a CDS encoding iron-sulfur cluster insertion protein, with amino-acid sequence MNAVTDTPVTEMPAPFVFTDAAADKVKQLIEEEGNADLKLRVFVQGGGCSGFQYGFTFDEAVNEDDTVMNKSGVQLLIDSMSYQYLVGAEIDYKDDINGAQFVIKNPNATTTCGCGSSFSV; translated from the coding sequence ATGAACGCAGTCACCGATACACCCGTGACCGAGATGCCCGCCCCCTTCGTTTTTACCGACGCAGCGGCTGACAAGGTCAAGCAACTGATCGAAGAAGAAGGCAATGCGGACCTCAAACTGCGCGTTTTCGTGCAGGGCGGCGGCTGCTCGGGCTTTCAGTACGGTTTTACGTTCGACGAAGCCGTCAATGAAGACGACACCGTCATGAACAAGAGCGGCGTCCAGCTGCTGATCGATTCGATGAGCTACCAGTATCTGGTCGGCGCTGAGATCGACTATAAGGACGACATCAACGGCGCGCAGTTCGTCATCAAGAACCCGAATGCTACGACCACCTGTGGTTGCGGCTCGTCGTTCTCGGTCTGA
- a CDS encoding anhydro-N-acetylmuramic acid kinase encodes MAQDPADGVYFGLMSGTSMDGVDGIAVRFAQGKPPVVLAEAFVGFSAGLREALFALQQPGDNEIEREALAANALATRYTVCCHELLQGSRVPASEVRAIGVHGQTVRHRPEKGYTRQINNPALLAEMMSIDVVADFRSRDVAAGGQGAPLVPAFHATVFGAKDETRVVCNLGGISNITILNATGGVRGFDCGPANALLDEWAQRHLGKPFDENGHFAASGQVDRTLLNALLDEPFFTQQPPKSTGRDLFNAQWLDAKLQPFAALAPADVQATLVALTAVTVAREIERHASDAKAVYVCGGGARNPELMKVLQQALEDSGVSGVPVMTTDALGVPPSQVEPLAFAWLAMRCVARLPGNLPAVTGAAAERVLGAIYPR; translated from the coding sequence GTGGCGCAAGACCCCGCAGACGGCGTCTACTTTGGATTGATGTCCGGCACGAGCATGGACGGCGTGGACGGTATCGCCGTCAGGTTTGCCCAAGGCAAGCCGCCAGTGGTGCTGGCCGAGGCGTTTGTCGGCTTTTCGGCGGGCTTGCGCGAGGCGCTGTTCGCGCTTCAACAGCCGGGGGACAACGAGATCGAACGCGAAGCGCTGGCCGCGAATGCGCTCGCCACGCGCTACACCGTGTGCTGCCACGAATTGCTGCAAGGCAGCCGCGTGCCCGCCTCGGAAGTCCGTGCAATCGGCGTCCACGGCCAGACGGTGCGGCATCGGCCGGAAAAGGGTTACACGCGGCAGATCAACAACCCCGCACTGCTCGCGGAAATGATGAGCATCGACGTCGTCGCCGATTTCCGCAGCCGCGACGTCGCGGCCGGCGGCCAGGGCGCGCCGCTCGTGCCGGCGTTTCACGCCACGGTGTTCGGCGCGAAAGACGAAACGCGGGTGGTCTGCAATCTAGGCGGCATCAGCAATATCACCATCCTGAACGCGACCGGCGGCGTGCGCGGCTTCGACTGCGGGCCGGCGAACGCGCTACTCGACGAATGGGCGCAACGCCATCTCGGCAAGCCTTTCGACGAAAACGGCCATTTCGCCGCGAGCGGACAGGTCGATCGCACGTTGCTGAACGCGCTGCTCGACGAACCCTTTTTCACGCAGCAACCGCCGAAAAGCACCGGCCGCGACTTGTTCAACGCGCAATGGCTGGATGCAAAGCTCCAACCGTTCGCCGCGCTCGCCCCCGCCGACGTGCAAGCCACACTGGTCGCGCTGACCGCGGTAACGGTTGCTCGCGAAATCGAACGGCATGCATCGGACGCCAAGGCGGTCTATGTATGTGGCGGCGGTGCGCGCAATCCAGAGCTTATGAAAGTTCTGCAACAGGCGCTGGAGGACAGCGGCGTAAGCGGCGTGCCCGTGATGACAACCGACGCGCTCGGCGTACCGCCGAGCCAGGTCGAGCCGCTAGCGTTCGCATGGCTGGCGATGCGCTGCGTGGCGCGCTTGCCGGGCAATTTGCCGGCGGTCACGGGCGCCGCTGCGGAGCGCGTGCTGGGGGCGATCTACCCGCGCTAA
- a CDS encoding tyrosyl-tRNA synthetase codes for MSTESTKPSPAFPITDEVRHALAVTKRGVDELLIEEEFAQKLAKSAATGVPLRIKLGLDPTAPDIHIGHTVVLNKMRQLQDLGHTVIFLIGDFTSLIGDPSGRNATRPPLTREQIESNAKTYFEQAALVLDRDKTEIRYNSEWSMPLGADGMIKLASRYTVARILEREDFTKRFQGGVPISIHEFLYPLMQGYDSVALNADLELGGTDQKFNLLVGRELQKQYGQEQQCILTMPLLEGLDGVEKMSKSKNNYIGISEKPTDMFGKLMSISDVLMWRYFELLSFRPMDEIAGFKKEIEAGRNPRDFKVMLGQEIVARFHSQADAERALEDFNHRAKGGVPDDIPAVTLAGAPLAIGQLLKQANLVPSTSEALRNIEQGGVKIDGATVSDKGLKVEAGEYVVQVGKRRFARVTLTA; via the coding sequence ATGAGCACCGAGTCCACTAAGCCCAGCCCCGCCTTCCCGATCACTGACGAAGTCCGTCACGCACTCGCCGTCACTAAACGCGGCGTCGACGAACTGCTGATCGAAGAAGAATTCGCACAGAAGCTCGCGAAGAGCGCGGCCACCGGCGTGCCCCTGCGCATCAAGCTCGGCCTCGATCCGACCGCGCCTGACATCCACATCGGCCACACGGTCGTGCTGAACAAGATGCGCCAGTTGCAGGACCTCGGTCACACGGTGATTTTCCTGATCGGCGACTTCACGTCGCTGATTGGCGATCCGTCGGGCCGCAACGCCACGCGCCCGCCGCTCACGCGCGAACAGATCGAATCGAACGCGAAAACGTACTTCGAACAGGCCGCCCTCGTGCTCGACCGCGACAAGACCGAAATCCGCTACAACAGCGAATGGTCGATGCCGCTCGGCGCCGACGGCATGATCAAGCTCGCATCGCGCTACACGGTGGCGCGGATTCTCGAGCGCGAAGATTTCACCAAGCGTTTCCAGGGCGGCGTGCCGATCTCGATCCACGAATTCCTGTACCCGCTGATGCAAGGCTACGACTCGGTCGCGCTGAATGCCGACCTCGAGCTCGGCGGCACGGACCAGAAGTTCAACCTGCTGGTGGGCCGTGAATTGCAGAAGCAGTATGGTCAGGAGCAGCAGTGCATCTTGACCATGCCGCTGCTCGAAGGCCTGGACGGCGTCGAGAAGATGTCGAAGTCGAAGAACAACTACATCGGCATCAGCGAAAAGCCGACGGACATGTTCGGCAAGCTGATGAGCATTTCCGATGTGCTGATGTGGCGTTATTTCGAATTGCTCTCGTTCCGTCCGATGGACGAGATCGCCGGCTTCAAGAAAGAGATCGAAGCGGGTCGCAATCCGCGCGATTTCAAGGTGATGCTCGGTCAGGAAATCGTCGCACGTTTCCACTCGCAAGCCGATGCCGAGCGCGCGCTCGAAGACTTCAATCATCGCGCGAAGGGTGGCGTGCCGGACGATATTCCGGCGGTGACGCTCGCGGGCGCACCGCTCGCGATCGGCCAGCTGCTCAAGCAGGCCAACCTCGTGCCGTCGACCAGCGAGGCGCTGCGCAACATCGAGCAGGGCGGCGTGAAGATCGATGGCGCGACCGTGTCAGACAAGGGTTTGAAGGTCGAAGCCGGCGAGTACGTCGTGCAGGTCGGCAAGCGTCGTTTTGCCCGCGTCACGCTGACGGCTTGA
- a CDS encoding D-tyrosyl-tRNA(Tyr) deacylase: MIALIQRVRRAEVHVGDRVTGAIEAGLLALVCAERGDTEGAADRLLAKVLGYRVFSDAAGKMNLSVQNLDGAGRAGGLLLVSQFTLAADTNSGLRPSFTPAAPPDEGKRLFDYFVSAARAKHSIVETGEFGADMQVSLVNDGPVTFWLQTNA, translated from the coding sequence ATGATCGCGCTGATCCAGCGCGTGCGGCGCGCGGAAGTGCACGTGGGCGACCGCGTGACCGGCGCGATCGAGGCGGGCCTGCTCGCGCTCGTCTGCGCCGAACGTGGCGACACGGAAGGCGCAGCTGACCGACTGCTCGCCAAGGTGCTCGGCTACCGCGTCTTCAGCGATGCGGCCGGCAAGATGAATCTCTCCGTGCAGAATCTCGACGGTGCCGGGCGCGCGGGCGGCTTGCTGCTCGTTTCTCAGTTCACATTGGCGGCTGACACCAACAGCGGCCTGCGCCCGAGCTTTACGCCCGCCGCACCGCCCGATGAAGGTAAGCGGCTATTCGATTACTTCGTCTCGGCAGCGCGCGCCAAGCACTCGATCGTCGAGACGGGCGAGTTCGGCGCAGATATGCAGGTGTCGCTCGTCAATGACGGGCCGGTCACGTTCTGGTTGCAGACCAACGCTTGA
- a CDS encoding phosphoglycerate mutase gives MTTQILFIRHGETDWNRIKRIQGHIDIPLATTGLAQAQRLARRIANEAKEGVRLDAIYSSDLQRAQQTAQPIADALGLPLQLREGLRERSYGAFQGHDSDEIAVRFPDEYAHWQTRDPGFAPPEGESQRMLYHRVLHAIEPIVAAHPGGRIACVAHGGVLDCVRRFACGLSLDAPRDYALLNTSVNVVDYADDASKATIVSWADVSHLDAPSDDDSFKKRVPEPGR, from the coding sequence ATGACCACGCAGATTCTGTTCATCCGCCACGGCGAGACCGACTGGAACCGCATCAAGCGCATTCAAGGTCACATCGACATTCCGCTCGCGACGACCGGCCTCGCGCAGGCGCAACGCCTTGCACGCCGCATCGCGAATGAGGCGAAGGAGGGCGTGCGGCTCGACGCGATCTATTCAAGCGATCTGCAACGCGCGCAGCAAACCGCGCAGCCGATCGCCGACGCGCTCGGCCTGCCGTTGCAATTGCGCGAAGGTTTGCGCGAACGTTCATACGGCGCGTTCCAAGGGCATGACAGCGATGAGATCGCCGTTCGTTTCCCCGATGAATACGCGCACTGGCAAACCCGCGACCCGGGTTTCGCGCCGCCTGAAGGTGAATCGCAACGTATGCTTTACCATCGCGTACTGCATGCGATCGAGCCGATCGTCGCCGCGCATCCAGGCGGACGGATCGCCTGTGTCGCGCACGGCGGCGTGCTCGACTGTGTGCGCCGGTTCGCGTGCGGCTTGTCACTCGATGCGCCGCGTGATTACGCGTTGCTGAACACGAGTGTCAACGTGGTGGATTACGCCGACGACGCCAGCAAGGCGACGATCGTTTCGTGGGCGGACGTGTCGCATCTCGATGCGCCGAGCGATGACGATAGCTTTAAGAAGCGGGTGCCGGAACCGGGGCGTTGA
- a CDS encoding Uncharacterized conserved protein, DUF2236 family, which produces MSDQVKQPTTRGGLAQLLAGRIRSKLAAGVTHLTTGSGPTLDYSSPPGDPGLFGPDSVCWKVHADFTSMMTGGISALLLQALHPLALAGVWDHSTFRTDILGRLRRTATFISGTTYGSRQDALALIERVKCIHLGVTGVGPDGRPYRASDPALLTWVHVAEVSSFMAAHLQYVNPLLPVAAQDQYFAETARIAEMLGASNIPRSRAEIDAYLRAMQPELVASERTQEVVRVLMNAPAPSPAMRPAGALMLNAGVDLLPDWAQTMLGFERFAGIRRAVMRPGVRLVAPVIRWALVNGVSKRARRRVAATRESE; this is translated from the coding sequence ATGTCCGATCAAGTCAAGCAGCCCACTACACGCGGCGGCCTCGCGCAATTACTCGCGGGCAGAATCCGCTCGAAACTGGCGGCCGGCGTCACGCATCTGACAACCGGCAGCGGCCCCACACTCGACTACTCATCACCGCCGGGCGACCCCGGGCTCTTCGGGCCCGACTCCGTGTGCTGGAAAGTCCATGCCGACTTCACGTCGATGATGACGGGCGGTATCAGCGCACTGCTGCTCCAGGCACTGCATCCGCTGGCACTCGCCGGCGTATGGGACCATTCGACGTTTCGCACCGATATTCTGGGGCGCTTGCGCCGAACCGCGACTTTCATCTCCGGCACGACGTACGGCAGCCGGCAGGACGCTTTAGCGCTGATTGAGCGCGTGAAGTGCATTCACCTCGGCGTCACCGGCGTTGGACCTGATGGCCGACCGTATCGCGCGAGCGACCCTGCCCTGCTGACGTGGGTGCATGTGGCCGAAGTGTCGAGTTTCATGGCTGCGCACCTGCAGTACGTGAACCCGTTGCTGCCCGTCGCCGCGCAGGATCAATACTTCGCGGAAACCGCGCGCATCGCCGAGATGCTCGGCGCGTCGAACATTCCGCGTTCACGTGCCGAGATTGACGCTTATCTGCGCGCCATGCAGCCTGAGTTGGTGGCCAGCGAGCGTACTCAAGAAGTCGTGAGAGTTCTGATGAATGCGCCCGCACCTAGCCCTGCAATGCGGCCCGCGGGAGCATTGATGTTGAATGCCGGTGTCGATCTGCTGCCCGATTGGGCGCAAACGATGCTGGGGTTCGAACGATTCGCCGGTATTCGCCGTGCGGTCATGAGGCCCGGCGTGAGGCTGGTCGCGCCGGTGATCCGCTGGGCGCTGGTGAATGGTGTCTCGAAGCGGGCACGCCGACGTGTGGCAGCTACGCGCGAGTCGGAGTAG
- a CDS encoding Holliday junction DNA helicase subunit RuvB: MIETDKLAAERIIAATPVSPNEEAFERALRPRQLEEYVGQEKVRGQLEIFIEAAKRRSESLDHVLLFGPPGLGKTTLAHIIAREMGVNLRQTSGPVLERAGDLAALLTNLEANDVLFIDEIHRLSPVVEEILYPALEDYQIDIMIGEGPAARSVKLDLQPFTLVGATTRAGMLTNPLRDRFGIVARLEFYNAEELARIVTRSASLLHAQIHPDGAFEIAKRARGTPRIANRLLRRVRDFAEVKADGNITAQVADAALKMLDVDAVGFDLMDRKLLEAILHKFDGGPVGVDNLAAAIGEERDTIEDVLEPYLIQQGFLQRTPRGRVATLLTYRHFGLAAPDASSPISGLWDAAAT, translated from the coding sequence ATGATCGAAACCGACAAACTCGCCGCCGAGCGCATCATCGCGGCCACGCCCGTCTCGCCGAACGAAGAAGCGTTCGAGCGCGCGTTGCGCCCGCGCCAGCTCGAAGAATATGTCGGGCAGGAAAAAGTGCGCGGTCAGCTGGAAATCTTCATCGAGGCTGCCAAGCGCCGGTCCGAATCGCTCGACCACGTGCTGCTGTTCGGGCCACCGGGTCTCGGCAAGACCACGCTCGCGCACATCATCGCGCGGGAAATGGGCGTCAATCTGCGGCAAACCTCCGGCCCGGTGCTCGAACGCGCCGGTGACCTCGCCGCGCTGCTCACCAATCTCGAAGCCAACGACGTCCTGTTCATCGACGAAATCCACCGGCTCTCGCCGGTCGTCGAAGAAATTCTGTATCCGGCGTTGGAGGACTATCAGATCGACATCATGATCGGCGAAGGACCGGCCGCGCGCAGCGTGAAGCTGGATCTGCAGCCGTTCACGCTGGTTGGCGCAACGACCCGTGCGGGCATGCTGACCAATCCGCTGCGCGATCGCTTCGGGATCGTGGCGCGGCTCGAGTTCTATAACGCCGAAGAACTGGCGCGCATCGTCACGCGTTCGGCGTCGTTGCTGCATGCGCAGATCCATCCGGACGGCGCATTCGAAATCGCCAAGCGCGCACGTGGCACGCCGCGGATCGCGAACCGGCTGCTGCGCCGTGTGCGCGATTTCGCCGAAGTGAAAGCGGACGGCAACATCACCGCACAAGTAGCCGACGCCGCACTCAAAATGCTCGACGTGGACGCGGTCGGCTTCGACCTGATGGACCGCAAACTGCTCGAAGCGATCCTGCACAAGTTCGACGGCGGCCCGGTCGGCGTCGACAATCTGGCGGCGGCAATCGGCGAAGAGCGCGACACAATCGAAGACGTGCTCGAACCGTATCTGATCCAGCAAGGCTTCCTGCAGCGCACACCGCGCGGCCGCGTCGCTACACTGCTCACGTACCGGCATTTCGGTCTTGCCGCGCCGGACGCTTCGAGTCCCATATCCGGCCTGTGGGATGCGGCCGCAACCTGA
- a CDS encoding Holliday junction DNA helicase subunit RuvA produces the protein MIGRIAGVLLEKNPPHLLVDCNGVGYEVDVPMSTFYNLPSTGERVVLLTQMIVREDAHLLYGFGTAEERSTFRELLKITGIGARMALAVLSGMSVHELAQTVTMQDAARLTRVPGIGKKTAERLLLELKGKIGADLGAMAGATSASNHASDILNALLALGYSEKEALAAVKNVPAGTGVSEGIKLALKALSKG, from the coding sequence ATGATCGGTCGCATTGCCGGCGTTCTGCTGGAAAAAAACCCGCCGCATCTACTCGTCGACTGCAACGGCGTCGGTTACGAAGTCGATGTGCCGATGAGCACGTTCTACAACCTGCCGTCGACCGGTGAACGCGTCGTGCTGCTCACGCAAATGATCGTGCGTGAAGACGCGCATCTGCTCTATGGCTTCGGCACCGCCGAAGAGCGCTCGACCTTCCGCGAGTTGCTGAAGATCACCGGCATCGGCGCACGCATGGCACTCGCCGTGCTCTCCGGGATGAGCGTGCATGAACTGGCGCAGACCGTCACGATGCAGGACGCAGCGCGCCTGACTCGCGTGCCCGGCATCGGCAAGAAGACGGCGGAGCGGCTGCTCCTCGAACTGAAGGGCAAGATCGGCGCCGACCTGGGCGCGATGGCCGGTGCGACGTCGGCATCCAACCACGCCTCCGATATCCTGAACGCACTGCTCGCATTGGGTTACTCCGAAAAAGAAGCGTTGGCGGCCGTCAAGAACGTGCCGGCCGGCACCGGTGTTTCCGAGGGCATCAAGCTCGCGTTGAAGGCGTTGTCCAAGGGCTAA
- a CDS encoding Threonine/homoserine/homoserine lactone efflux protein, whose protein sequence is MLSFTTLALFAGACLALTATPGPDMLLIASRSVSQGRPAGFASLAGILVGTYCHALAAAFGLSQLFLAVPMAYDVVRFAGAAYLLYLAWKTFRTQGTVLSPNASMSRYPVGRIFRQGLFTNLLNPKVALFVLALFPQFVRPEAGSVALQIMVLATVLNLIGFCVNGAVILMASKLSRKLSAGRRPSRVPQYLLGTVFAGLACRLALASRN, encoded by the coding sequence ATGCTGAGCTTTACCACTCTCGCGCTGTTTGCCGGCGCGTGTCTCGCGTTGACCGCCACGCCCGGCCCCGACATGCTGCTGATCGCTTCGCGCAGCGTGAGCCAAGGACGTCCTGCTGGGTTCGCATCGTTGGCGGGTATTCTGGTCGGCACGTACTGCCATGCCTTGGCCGCGGCATTCGGTCTGTCGCAGCTTTTTCTGGCCGTGCCGATGGCTTATGACGTCGTGCGCTTTGCTGGCGCCGCCTATCTGCTGTATCTCGCCTGGAAGACGTTCCGCACACAAGGCACGGTGCTGTCGCCGAATGCGTCGATGAGCCGTTATCCGGTCGGCCGCATTTTCCGGCAGGGTCTCTTCACCAATCTGCTGAATCCCAAAGTCGCGCTTTTCGTGCTCGCGCTGTTTCCGCAATTCGTGCGGCCCGAAGCAGGCTCGGTGGCGCTGCAGATCATGGTGCTCGCGACCGTGCTGAATCTGATCGGCTTCTGTGTGAACGGCGCGGTAATTCTGATGGCGAGCAAGCTTAGCCGCAAGTTGTCGGCGGGGCGCCGGCCGTCGCGCGTGCCGCAATATTTGTTGGGGACGGTATTCGCCGGGCTGGCTTGCCGGCTGGCATTGGCGAGCAGGAATTGA
- a CDS encoding Holliday junction endonuclease RuvC, with protein MRILGIDPGLRVTGFGVIDQTGHTLSYVASGVIKTADADLPSRLGTIFEGISTLVRQHSPDQSAIEKVFVNVNPQSTLLLGQARGAAICGLVAGGVPVAEYTALQLKQAVVGYGRATKEQMQQMVVRLLNLSGVPSTDAADALGMAICHAHGGTTLSTLGGIAPSLAKKGLRVRRGRLVG; from the coding sequence ATGAGAATTCTCGGCATCGACCCCGGCTTGCGCGTGACCGGTTTTGGCGTAATCGATCAAACCGGACACACGCTCAGCTACGTCGCAAGCGGCGTGATCAAGACCGCCGACGCCGATCTGCCCTCGCGTCTCGGCACCATTTTCGAAGGTATTTCGACGCTGGTCCGTCAGCATTCGCCGGATCAGTCGGCGATCGAAAAGGTGTTCGTCAACGTCAACCCGCAATCCACTCTGCTGCTCGGCCAGGCGCGCGGCGCCGCAATCTGTGGCCTGGTGGCGGGCGGCGTGCCGGTCGCCGAATATACGGCGCTGCAGTTGAAGCAGGCTGTGGTCGGCTACGGCCGCGCGACCAAGGAGCAGATGCAGCAGATGGTGGTGCGGCTGCTCAACCTCTCCGGCGTGCCCAGCACGGATGCCGCCGACGCCCTCGGCATGGCGATTTGCCACGCACACGGCGGCACGACCCTGAGCACGCTGGGCGGTATTGCGCCTTCGTTGGCGAAGAAAGGCTTGCGAGTGCGGCGCGGGCGGTTGGTCGGATAG